One genomic window of Salvia miltiorrhiza cultivar Shanhuang (shh) chromosome 4, IMPLAD_Smil_shh, whole genome shotgun sequence includes the following:
- the LOC131021318 gene encoding protein CHLOROPLAST IMPORT APPARATUS 2-like isoform X1, with amino-acid sequence MSSCLSGRAYRLNLDLIKPPTTTFSTSNSSSPSSTLSESSNSPLSIFTRKPRTPRKRPNQTYNEAAAILFTAYPKLFPPKNLPKPFKLTKSHDNRGPFLSEPPDLLIPFHHRDKGCLLQRPPLPTAEKPCRSPGEVTSSRGDLLEICDEFEEDFDAESILDEEVEEGIDSIMGNPRAEGAAAEFRDSGVVGGGFCYGFPVGMGFDFGCGMMMKAMRNADGGDQWSSPRVNVVDIIAGAPAVKKAAKKKKKKLEDLSNSREESASPRPDAAGLRLNLDYDGVLSAWSGKGSPFAGDAEPAGNDVQARLAEIELFPENGVGSGPGRGAIVLRYKEKRRTRLFSKKIRYQVRKANADQRPRIKECNTLKKVLLDYERLSG; translated from the exons ATGTCTTCATGTTTAAGTGGAAGAGCATACAGATTGAATCTGGACTTGATAAAACCCCCAACTACCACTTTTTCCACATCAAATTCATCATCTCCCTCTTCAACTCTCTCGGAATCAAGCAACTCCCCCCTCTCAATCTTCACCAGAAAACCCCGCACGCCGCGGAAACGGCCTAATCAGACCTACAACGAGGCGGCGGCGATTCTCTTCACCGCCTACCCCAAGCTATTCCCGCCCAAAAACCTCCCAAAACCCTTCAAGCTCACCAAATCGCACGATAACAGAGGCCCCTTTCTGTCTGAGCCGCCGGATTTGCTCATCCCGTTCCACCACCGCGACAAGGGATGCCTGCTGCAGCGCCCGCCGCTTCCTACGGCGGAGAAGCCGTGCCGGAGCCCCGGCGAGGTCACGTCTTCTCGAGGGGATTTGCTCGAAATTTGCGACGAATTTGAGGAAGATTTCGACGCGGAGTCCATTCTAGATGAGGAGGTCGAGGAAGGGATCGATAGCATCATGGGGAATCCCAGGGCGGAGGGCGCCGCCGCCGAATTTCGCGATTCCGGCGTCGTCGGCGGCGGATTCTGCTATGGTTTTCCGGTGGGGATGGGGTTTGATTTCGGGTGCGGGATGATGATGAAGGCGATGAGGAATGCCGACGGCGGAGATCAGTGGAGCTCGCCGCGCGTGAACGTCGTCGACATCATCGCCGGAGCTCCGGCGGTGAAGAAGGcggcgaagaagaagaagaagaagttggaGGATTTATCGAATTCCAGAGAGGAGTCCGCCTCTCCTCGCCCCGATGCGGCGGGGCTGCGGCTGAATCTCGACTATGACGGCGTTTTGAGCGCGTGGTCCGGTAAGGGCTCGCCGTTCGCCGGCGATGCTGAGCCCGCCGGAAATGATGTCCAA GCACGATTAGCAGAAATAGAGTTGTTCCCTGAAAATGGAGTGGGGTCGGGGCCGGGGAGGGGTGCTATCGTGCTCCGGTATAAGGAAAAGCGGCGAACACGCCTCTTCTCCAAAAAAATCAGATACCAAGTCCGAAAAGCCAACGCCGATCAAAGGCCCAGAATTAAG GAATGCAATACGTTGAAGAAAGTATTGTTGGACTACGAGAGGCTCTCTGGTTGA
- the LOC131021318 gene encoding protein CHLOROPLAST IMPORT APPARATUS 2-like isoform X2 gives MSSCLSGRAYRLNLDLIKPPTTTFSTSNSSSPSSTLSESSNSPLSIFTRKPRTPRKRPNQTYNEAAAILFTAYPKLFPPKNLPKPFKLTKSHDNRGPFLSEPPDLLIPFHHRDKGCLLQRPPLPTAEKPCRSPGEVTSSRGDLLEICDEFEEDFDAESILDEEVEEGIDSIMGNPRAEGAAAEFRDSGVVGGGFCYGFPVGMGFDFGCGMMMKAMRNADGGDQWSSPRVNVVDIIAGAPAVKKAAKKKKKKLEDLSNSREESASPRPDAAGLRLNLDYDGVLSAWSGKGSPFAGDAEPAGNDVQARLAEIELFPENGVGSGPGRGAIVLRYKEKRRTRLFSKKIRYQVRKANADQRPRIKGRFVRMPNSADDD, from the exons ATGTCTTCATGTTTAAGTGGAAGAGCATACAGATTGAATCTGGACTTGATAAAACCCCCAACTACCACTTTTTCCACATCAAATTCATCATCTCCCTCTTCAACTCTCTCGGAATCAAGCAACTCCCCCCTCTCAATCTTCACCAGAAAACCCCGCACGCCGCGGAAACGGCCTAATCAGACCTACAACGAGGCGGCGGCGATTCTCTTCACCGCCTACCCCAAGCTATTCCCGCCCAAAAACCTCCCAAAACCCTTCAAGCTCACCAAATCGCACGATAACAGAGGCCCCTTTCTGTCTGAGCCGCCGGATTTGCTCATCCCGTTCCACCACCGCGACAAGGGATGCCTGCTGCAGCGCCCGCCGCTTCCTACGGCGGAGAAGCCGTGCCGGAGCCCCGGCGAGGTCACGTCTTCTCGAGGGGATTTGCTCGAAATTTGCGACGAATTTGAGGAAGATTTCGACGCGGAGTCCATTCTAGATGAGGAGGTCGAGGAAGGGATCGATAGCATCATGGGGAATCCCAGGGCGGAGGGCGCCGCCGCCGAATTTCGCGATTCCGGCGTCGTCGGCGGCGGATTCTGCTATGGTTTTCCGGTGGGGATGGGGTTTGATTTCGGGTGCGGGATGATGATGAAGGCGATGAGGAATGCCGACGGCGGAGATCAGTGGAGCTCGCCGCGCGTGAACGTCGTCGACATCATCGCCGGAGCTCCGGCGGTGAAGAAGGcggcgaagaagaagaagaagaagttggaGGATTTATCGAATTCCAGAGAGGAGTCCGCCTCTCCTCGCCCCGATGCGGCGGGGCTGCGGCTGAATCTCGACTATGACGGCGTTTTGAGCGCGTGGTCCGGTAAGGGCTCGCCGTTCGCCGGCGATGCTGAGCCCGCCGGAAATGATGTCCAA GCACGATTAGCAGAAATAGAGTTGTTCCCTGAAAATGGAGTGGGGTCGGGGCCGGGGAGGGGTGCTATCGTGCTCCGGTATAAGGAAAAGCGGCGAACACGCCTCTTCTCCAAAAAAATCAGATACCAAGTCCGAAAAGCCAACGCCGATCAAAGGCCCAGAATTAAG GGAAGGTTTGTGAGAATGCCAAATTCAGCTGACGATGATTAG